From Caldicellulosiruptor hydrothermalis 108, a single genomic window includes:
- the glnA gene encoding type I glutamate--ammonia ligase: protein MKNYTKEDIIRICKEQDVKFIRLQFVDIFGILKNVAVPVEQLEAVLNNEIMFDGSSIEGFVRIQESDMYLRPDLNTFTIFPWRPSPNKVARLICDVYLPDGTPFPGCPRGVLKKMLKKAEEMGFKFFVGPEIEFFLFLTDENGNPTLQTHDQGGYFDLAPVDLGEDARRDMVLTLEEMGFEIEASHHEVAPGQHEIDFKYDDALYTADNVVTFKLVVKTIAQRHGLHATFMPKPIFGINGSGMHTNMSLARVSDGKNAFLDPNDKLQLSKEAYYFIGGLMKHAREFALVTNPLVNSYKRLVPGYEAPVYIAWSPRNRSPLIRVPAKRGQATRVELRCPDPSANPYLAFAAVLAAGLDGIKNKIEPPEPVEENIFVMSEEERAKRGIGSLPGSLEEAIKEFENSALMRETLGDHIFEKYLEAKKLEWDDYRTKVHQWEIDSYLTKY from the coding sequence ATGAAGAATTACACCAAGGAAGACATCATTCGCATATGCAAGGAGCAGGATGTAAAATTTATAAGGCTTCAGTTTGTGGATATTTTCGGAATTTTAAAGAATGTTGCAGTCCCTGTTGAGCAGCTTGAAGCAGTGTTGAACAATGAAATTATGTTTGATGGTTCGTCAATCGAAGGGTTTGTGAGAATTCAGGAATCTGATATGTATTTAAGACCAGATCTTAACACATTCACAATTTTCCCATGGAGACCGTCACCAAACAAAGTAGCAAGGTTAATTTGCGACGTTTACCTTCCAGATGGAACACCGTTCCCTGGCTGTCCACGCGGTGTGTTAAAGAAGATGCTCAAAAAGGCTGAAGAGATGGGATTTAAGTTTTTTGTTGGTCCAGAGATAGAATTTTTCTTGTTCCTCACAGACGAGAACGGTAACCCAACTTTGCAGACACATGACCAGGGCGGATATTTCGATTTAGCACCTGTTGATTTGGGTGAGGATGCAAGAAGAGACATGGTATTGACCTTGGAAGAGATGGGATTTGAGATAGAAGCATCTCACCATGAGGTTGCACCTGGCCAGCATGAGATTGACTTTAAATACGACGATGCACTCTATACAGCTGACAATGTTGTGACATTCAAGCTTGTTGTAAAGACAATTGCACAAAGACATGGCCTGCATGCAACATTCATGCCAAAGCCAATATTTGGAATTAATGGTTCTGGAATGCATACAAATATGTCTCTTGCAAGGGTATCTGACGGCAAGAATGCATTTTTAGACCCAAATGACAAGCTCCAGCTTTCAAAAGAGGCATATTACTTCATTGGTGGTCTTATGAAGCACGCAAGAGAGTTTGCGCTTGTTACAAATCCACTTGTAAACTCATACAAGAGGTTAGTGCCAGGGTATGAGGCACCAGTTTACATTGCATGGTCACCAAGGAACAGAAGCCCGCTCATAAGAGTTCCTGCTAAAAGAGGTCAGGCAACAAGAGTTGAGTTAAGGTGTCCAGACCCCTCAGCAAATCCATACCTTGCATTTGCAGCAGTTTTAGCAGCTGGGCTTGACGGCATTAAGAACAAGATTGAGCCGCCAGAACCAGTTGAAGAAAACATCTTCGTAATGAGCGAAGAGGAAAGAGCAAAACGCGGAATTGGAAGCTTGCCAGGAAGCTTAGAAGAGGCAATCAAAGAGTTTGAAAACAGCGCTCTTATGAGAGAGACACTTGGAGATCACATCTTTGAAAAGTACTTAGAAGCAAAGAAGCTTGAATGGGACGATTACAGAACAAAAGTACATCAATGGGAGATTGACTCATATCTTACAAAGTACTAA
- the ftsH gene encoding ATP-dependent zinc metalloprotease FtsH encodes MRNLFKTATIYILIALVILLLVDILSGGLSYNQLFSNLSERREVIYSELINDINDGKVSRIVLSYNNVSGQYADGTKFDNVFVPSPDKFLDQIQPAIQAKKIQIVTKEPPQVPWWLSTFLPMLIFAGLMIFVWIFMLQQTQGGGSKIMSFTKSRAKTIQDLKRKVTFADVAGADEEKEELKEVIDFLKNPRKYIELGARIPKGILLVGPPGTGKTLLAKAVAGEAGVPFFSISGSDFVEMFVGVGAARVRDLFDQAKRNAPCVVFIDEIDAVGRHRGAGLGGGHDEREQTLNQLLVEMDGFGTNEGIIVMAATNRPDILDPALLRPGRFDRQIVVNVPDAKAREEILKVHARNKPLGEDVDLSQIAKITAGFTGADLENLLNEAALLAARKGKRQINMEEVQEAVAKVLMGPEKRSRVYTEKEKKLTAYHEAGHAIVRTMIPDSEPVHEVSIIPRGYAGGYTMYLPKEDKFYASKSDMMREIVTLLGGRVAEKLVLEDVSTGAASDIKRATKIARDMVTKYGMSDKLGPMTFGTEQEEVFLGRDLALARNYSEEVAAEIDREIKSIIEEAYKKAEEILKANIDKLHKVANALLEKEKLTGEEFRKLVFEDAQPQPA; translated from the coding sequence TTGAGGAACCTATTTAAAACTGCAACAATTTATATTCTGATAGCCCTTGTGATTTTGTTACTTGTAGATATTTTAAGTGGAGGGCTTTCGTACAATCAGCTCTTTTCAAATTTAAGCGAAAGAAGAGAAGTCATTTATTCAGAGCTTATAAACGACATAAACGACGGTAAAGTGTCAAGGATTGTTCTGAGCTATAACAATGTGTCTGGTCAGTACGCAGACGGGACCAAGTTTGACAATGTGTTTGTACCTTCTCCAGACAAGTTTTTGGACCAGATACAACCAGCCATCCAGGCAAAGAAGATTCAAATAGTGACAAAAGAACCTCCGCAGGTTCCATGGTGGCTTTCGACCTTTTTGCCAATGCTAATCTTTGCTGGCTTGATGATTTTTGTATGGATATTCATGCTGCAGCAGACCCAGGGCGGCGGCAGCAAGATAATGTCGTTTACAAAATCGCGTGCAAAGACAATCCAGGACCTTAAAAGGAAGGTCACGTTTGCAGACGTTGCAGGTGCAGATGAAGAAAAAGAAGAGCTCAAAGAGGTTATTGATTTTCTCAAAAACCCAAGAAAGTATATTGAACTTGGTGCAAGAATTCCGAAAGGAATTTTGCTTGTTGGACCGCCTGGAACAGGTAAAACCCTTTTAGCAAAAGCAGTTGCAGGCGAGGCAGGAGTTCCATTTTTTAGCATTTCCGGTTCTGACTTTGTTGAGATGTTTGTTGGTGTTGGCGCAGCAAGAGTAAGGGATTTATTTGACCAGGCAAAGAGAAATGCTCCGTGTGTTGTGTTTATAGACGAGATAGACGCAGTTGGTAGGCACAGGGGAGCAGGGCTTGGCGGTGGTCATGACGAAAGAGAGCAGACACTCAATCAGCTTCTTGTTGAGATGGACGGGTTTGGAACAAACGAAGGGATAATTGTAATGGCGGCAACCAACAGACCTGACATATTGGACCCTGCACTTTTGCGACCTGGCAGATTTGACAGGCAGATTGTTGTAAATGTTCCAGACGCAAAGGCAAGAGAGGAGATTTTAAAAGTTCATGCACGAAACAAGCCTCTTGGTGAAGATGTTGACCTATCTCAAATAGCAAAGATTACAGCTGGGTTTACTGGCGCTGACCTTGAAAATCTTTTAAATGAGGCTGCCCTTTTGGCAGCAAGGAAAGGTAAAAGACAGATTAACATGGAAGAGGTTCAGGAAGCTGTGGCAAAGGTGTTGATGGGACCTGAAAAAAGAAGCAGAGTTTACACTGAAAAAGAAAAGAAACTTACAGCATACCATGAAGCAGGTCATGCAATTGTTCGTACCATGATTCCTGATTCAGAACCTGTCCATGAGGTTTCAATTATACCAAGAGGGTATGCCGGTGGATACACTATGTATCTTCCAAAGGAAGACAAGTTCTATGCATCAAAATCTGATATGATGAGAGAAATTGTAACTTTGCTGGGCGGAAGAGTTGCAGAAAAGCTTGTTTTGGAAGATGTATCAACAGGTGCAGCATCTGATATAAAAAGAGCAACCAAGATTGCAAGGGACATGGTAACAAAATATGGAATGTCTGATAAGCTTGGTCCCATGACCTTTGGAACAGAGCAAGAAGAGGTGTTTTTGGGAAGGGACCTTGCGCTTGCAAGGAACTACTCTGAGGAAGTTGCTGCTGAAATAGACAGGGAGATCAAGAGCATTATTGAAGAAGCCTATAAAAAGGCTGAAGAGATACTTAAAGCGAACATTGATAAGCTTCACAAGGTGGCAAATGCGCTTTTAGAAAAAGAAAAGCTCACAGGCGAAGAGTTCAGAAAACTTGTTTTTGAAGATGCTCAGCCACAGCCGGCTTAA
- the hpt gene encoding hypoxanthine phosphoribosyltransferase yields the protein MTVKDISFKVKEILITEEQIKQKVKELGQKISEDYKDSDDFLMVCILKGGVIFMADLLRQITIPVKIEFMAVSSYGNSTSSSGIVRILKDLDTSIEGKDVLLVEDIVDTGLTLRYITEYLRGRKPRSLKICTMLDKPSRRKVDVEIHYKGFEIPDKFVIGYGLDYAGLYRNLPYIGVLE from the coding sequence ATGACAGTGAAAGATATATCGTTCAAAGTGAAGGAGATTTTAATCACCGAGGAGCAGATAAAACAAAAGGTAAAAGAGCTCGGACAAAAAATTTCTGAAGATTATAAAGATAGTGACGATTTTTTGATGGTGTGTATTTTAAAAGGTGGGGTCATTTTCATGGCAGATTTACTCAGACAGATAACAATTCCTGTTAAGATAGAGTTCATGGCAGTGTCAAGCTATGGAAACTCAACATCTTCATCGGGAATTGTAAGAATTCTCAAAGACCTTGACACAAGCATAGAAGGCAAGGATGTTTTGCTTGTGGAGGACATTGTTGACACAGGTCTGACGTTGAGGTATATAACCGAATATTTGAGGGGAAGAAAACCAAGGAGTTTAAAAATTTGTACCATGCTTGACAAGCCCAGTAGACGAAAGGTGGATGTAGAGATACATTACAAAGGGTTTGAGATACCAGACAAGTTTGTAATTGGTTATGGGCTTGATTATGCAGGACTTTACAGGAACCTGCCTTATATAGGCGTTTTGGAATAG
- the tilS gene encoding tRNA lysidine(34) synthetase TilS — protein MELLEKVKSNIEKYGMLKKGFKVLIGCSGGVDSMVLLDCICRLKDEYSLDITVAHLNHMLRPEADDDEKFVIEMCKRYNIKCITRKVDVAKLKKEKGLSEEEAGRSARYSFFYEIAQELNIDRILLGHNKNDVVETFFLNLFRGSGMEGLASVPPVRDIIARPLINVSREEIEEFAKVNNIPFVVDKTNFSLKYKRNIVRNEILPLIKEKFGESVLNTIFRTVEIIREESDQIEELAQKYFQECVQKEDIYYVLNIEKTKNLPAFLRRRIIKMILEYFNSAISYDMLKEIEDLFSLPSGKKKLYKDLVVEKQNDSLVFYRKAEESSFCFEICLDKEHQIFYKNFKFNIKTTHKIENQKSIYIDIQQIAENKIFLRTRRDGDFIYLKAGKKKLKDWFIDKKIPKRWRDSILLLAKDSEVIAIFDIYSNIVTINQKYKIKPDTRTFLEIEFTKMEGDG, from the coding sequence GTGGAGCTTTTGGAGAAGGTAAAGAGTAACATAGAGAAATATGGAATGCTAAAAAAAGGTTTTAAGGTACTAATAGGATGTTCTGGCGGCGTTGACTCAATGGTACTGCTTGATTGCATCTGCAGGCTAAAAGATGAGTACAGCTTGGATATAACTGTTGCACACCTTAATCATATGCTAAGACCAGAGGCAGATGATGATGAGAAATTTGTAATTGAGATGTGCAAGAGGTATAATATTAAATGTATTACACGAAAAGTTGATGTTGCAAAACTAAAAAAAGAAAAAGGGCTTTCTGAAGAGGAAGCAGGAAGAAGCGCAAGATATAGTTTTTTTTATGAGATAGCCCAAGAGCTTAATATCGACAGAATACTTCTGGGGCACAACAAAAACGATGTAGTTGAAACCTTCTTTTTGAATCTGTTCAGAGGAAGTGGCATGGAAGGTCTTGCATCTGTGCCGCCTGTACGTGATATTATTGCAAGACCTCTTATAAATGTTTCAAGAGAAGAAATTGAAGAGTTTGCAAAAGTTAATAACATTCCATTTGTTGTCGATAAGACAAACTTCAGTCTCAAATATAAAAGAAACATAGTAAGAAACGAAATCTTACCACTTATAAAAGAAAAATTTGGAGAAAGTGTGTTAAATACCATTTTTCGAACAGTCGAAATAATAAGAGAAGAGAGTGACCAGATAGAAGAACTTGCTCAGAAATATTTTCAGGAATGTGTTCAAAAAGAGGATATTTACTATGTTTTAAATATTGAAAAGACAAAAAATCTTCCAGCATTTTTACGAAGAAGAATTATAAAAATGATACTTGAATATTTTAACTCCGCAATTTCGTACGATATGTTAAAAGAGATTGAAGATCTATTTTCTCTTCCGTCTGGCAAGAAAAAGTTATATAAAGATCTGGTTGTTGAGAAGCAAAATGATTCGCTGGTATTTTACAGAAAAGCTGAAGAAAGTTCTTTTTGTTTTGAAATTTGTTTAGACAAGGAACATCAAATATTTTACAAAAATTTCAAGTTTAATATTAAAACTACTCACAAAATAGAAAATCAGAAGAGCATATACATCGATATTCAGCAGATTGCAGAAAATAAGATCTTTCTCAGAACAAGAAGAGATGGTGATTTTATTTATCTTAAAGCGGGTAAGAAAAAATTAAAAGATTGGTTCATCGACAAAAAGATTCCCAAACGATGGCGCGACTCCATTTTACTTCTTGCAAAAGACAGCGAAGTGATTGCTATATTTGATATTTATTCAAATATAGTTACCATAAATCAGAAGTACAAAATAAAACCAGATACAAGGACTTTCTTGGAAATTGAATTTACAAAAATGGAAGGAGACGGATGA
- a CDS encoding peptidylprolyl isomerase — MDKRTKIVLFSIAAVVLLIILIAVTPEIVRYVDENRAVAIVNGEKITKKEFAINYRSQINYYGLDKAFLSQKVGDKTYEQQIKENVLNGLIIRQIELQQARKRNITLTAAEKKAIDQQIQQYKSDSQSGAEFKQYLQTIGATENEYKDQVIKSQIVSKLYDEVTKNQKATDAEIESYYNSHKSDFVEVKASHILFKVNDSKEEATKKKKAEEILQMIKDGQNFEKLAQKYSEDETTKQKGGDLGYFRKGQMVKEFEDAAFSLNIGEISSIVKTSYGFHIIKVTDRKQLSLNEVKDEIKSTIESQKKDEYYQSLLEKWKKEAKIKKFEDVLKSVSI, encoded by the coding sequence ATGGATAAAAGAACTAAAATTGTGCTTTTTTCTATTGCAGCAGTTGTACTTCTGATAATTCTCATTGCTGTAACACCTGAGATTGTAAGGTATGTAGATGAAAACAGAGCAGTTGCCATAGTAAATGGCGAGAAAATAACAAAAAAGGAGTTTGCCATCAACTATAGGTCTCAGATAAACTACTATGGACTTGACAAAGCATTTTTATCCCAAAAAGTTGGAGACAAGACATATGAGCAGCAGATAAAAGAAAATGTTTTGAATGGTCTTATAATAAGACAGATTGAGCTTCAGCAGGCAAGAAAGAGAAATATTACTTTAACAGCAGCAGAAAAGAAGGCAATTGACCAGCAAATTCAGCAGTACAAATCAGACTCTCAATCGGGTGCTGAGTTCAAGCAGTATCTTCAGACAATTGGTGCAACCGAGAATGAATATAAGGACCAGGTAATAAAATCACAAATTGTTTCAAAGCTGTATGATGAGGTAACTAAAAATCAAAAAGCGACAGATGCTGAGATAGAAAGCTATTATAATTCACATAAATCAGACTTTGTTGAGGTAAAAGCAAGCCATATTTTGTTTAAGGTAAATGACTCAAAAGAGGAAGCTACAAAAAAGAAGAAGGCTGAAGAGATTTTGCAGATGATAAAAGACGGGCAGAACTTTGAAAAGCTCGCACAAAAGTATTCTGAAGATGAGACAACAAAACAAAAAGGTGGAGACCTTGGATATTTTAGAAAAGGACAGATGGTCAAAGAATTTGAAGATGCTGCCTTTTCGCTGAATATTGGTGAAATAAGCAGCATTGTCAAAACAAGTTACGGGTTTCATATTATAAAGGTGACAGATAGAAAACAGCTCTCTCTCAACGAGGTCAAGGATGAGATAAAGTCAACAATTGAGAGTCAGAAGAAGGATGAGTATTATCAGAGCTTACTTGAGAAGTGGAAAAAGGAAGCAAAGATAAAGAAGTTTGAGGATGTTTTGAAAAGCGTATCAATATAA
- the mfd gene encoding transcription-repair coupling factor, producing the protein MLKVLEKLESFKRLEEDVIKKSLPLVVTGLGEMGKALVVKSLCEKFNKKALFITTQRAKLEWERRFMSLFNSVVSLQERENPFVVSFAKSRDSEINRMEQFVKIFEDGFDVLILSSQNLFEKYTNLKFDYIHLTEGLDIQLEILIEKLLKFGYERVKTVEKKGQFSQKGGIVDIYPVASRYPVRIEFFGDTIDTIRLFDVETQKSFERIDSVKIYKAIEWDLEEDFSEGLKRVKEDYKKMKLKLKEDGRKNLEESFREVVEELQLNVERLYPYYYQQFFSVIDIFGECLIFVDEYNQVYSSLKAFEQEMQEMFSDLLEKGFVLPKMADCYFTVNEILQKFSSTIILQTFASSIKELELREIISFNFFRELPTYNAQKEVLIDDLKYYMSKNYTINIFTGSRTSLEDLEEALLKENIQFFELDEPEIEKPGVYLIAKSAEKGIEIHDIKWVCLSFFHLEKKKETEAKKRVKSKKDTFYTVEDLKPGDFVVHRTYGIGKFLGFEKITVEGTTKEYVKLEYANSSYLYVPTTNLDVIEKYIGTDDVQPKLSKLGSQEWQKQKQKVRKSLEVVAKDLVELYAKRQLNKGFKFSKDTVWQKEFEERFPYTETEGQLQAIEEIKRDMESEKPMDRILCGDVGYGKTEVAMRAAFKAVMDSKQVAVLVPTTILAQQHYMTFSARMKDFPVTIEVLSRLKNETQQKKIIKGLKEGTIDIVIGTHRLLSSDVKFKDLGLLIIDEEHKFGVEAKEKIKKLKTNVDVLTLTATPIPRTLNMALLGIRDLSVIEDPPEDRYPVQTFVLEYNERIIKEAILKEISRGGQVFYLYNRVKDIQEVAAKLQNLVGDSVKIACAHGQMEEEELEEVLIDFIEGRYDVLVCTTIIESGVDMPNVNTLIVEDSDRLGLAQLYQLRGRVGRSSRLAYAYFTFRKDKVLSEQAQKRLAAIKEFTELGSGFKIAMRDLEIRGAGSIVGKLQHGHINSVGYDMYIRLLSEEIRRLKGENIQPEIEPQIDVKVSAFISSSYIDDEKERINMYKKISSIESKDDVNDIYDELIDRFGDVPKEVDNLIKVAYLKCLCKKAGIISILQLQECLFKLQFFNSEMILKAMNKFLQQGLSCSQNKDDCLQLTLENNWLDTLIAILEDLQEN; encoded by the coding sequence TTGTTAAAGGTTTTAGAAAAACTTGAAAGTTTCAAAAGGCTTGAAGAAGATGTAATAAAAAAGAGCCTTCCTCTTGTTGTTACAGGCCTTGGTGAGATGGGGAAGGCGCTTGTGGTCAAATCTCTATGTGAAAAGTTTAACAAAAAGGCGTTGTTTATCACAACTCAAAGAGCAAAGCTTGAATGGGAAAGAAGGTTTATGAGCCTTTTTAATAGTGTGGTGAGTCTACAAGAGAGAGAAAATCCTTTTGTGGTATCTTTTGCAAAGAGCAGAGATTCTGAAATTAACAGAATGGAACAATTTGTGAAGATTTTTGAGGACGGTTTTGATGTTCTCATATTAAGTAGCCAGAACCTTTTTGAAAAGTACACAAATTTAAAGTTTGATTATATCCATCTCACAGAAGGTCTTGACATTCAGCTTGAAATCCTTATAGAAAAGCTTTTAAAATTCGGATATGAAAGAGTGAAAACTGTCGAAAAGAAAGGACAGTTTTCACAAAAGGGTGGCATAGTTGATATATATCCTGTAGCAAGTAGGTACCCTGTGAGGATTGAGTTTTTTGGAGATACGATAGACACAATTAGACTTTTTGATGTTGAAACTCAGAAGTCTTTTGAAAGAATAGATAGTGTGAAGATTTACAAGGCAATTGAGTGGGATTTGGAAGAGGACTTTTCAGAAGGTTTAAAACGCGTTAAGGAAGACTACAAAAAAATGAAATTGAAATTGAAGGAAGATGGCAGAAAAAATTTAGAGGAGAGTTTCAGAGAGGTTGTAGAAGAACTTCAACTAAATGTTGAAAGACTGTATCCCTATTACTACCAACAATTTTTCTCAGTTATTGATATTTTTGGTGAATGTCTTATCTTTGTTGACGAGTACAACCAAGTCTATAGCAGCTTGAAAGCTTTTGAACAAGAGATGCAAGAGATGTTTTCAGACCTTTTAGAAAAAGGGTTTGTGCTTCCGAAGATGGCAGACTGTTATTTTACTGTTAATGAGATTTTGCAAAAGTTCTCAAGCACCATAATTCTTCAAACATTTGCATCTTCTATTAAAGAGCTTGAACTGAGAGAGATTATATCTTTCAACTTCTTTCGAGAACTTCCCACCTACAATGCTCAGAAAGAGGTTTTAATTGATGATTTGAAGTATTATATGTCAAAAAACTATACCATAAACATCTTTACAGGAAGTCGAACATCCCTTGAGGATTTAGAAGAGGCACTTTTAAAAGAAAATATACAGTTTTTTGAGCTTGATGAGCCAGAAATAGAAAAACCGGGAGTATATCTAATAGCCAAGTCTGCCGAAAAGGGCATTGAAATACATGATATCAAATGGGTTTGCCTTTCATTTTTCCATCTTGAAAAGAAAAAGGAAACAGAAGCAAAAAAGAGGGTAAAATCTAAAAAAGATACTTTTTATACTGTTGAAGATTTAAAACCTGGCGATTTTGTTGTTCACAGGACATATGGTATTGGCAAATTCTTGGGGTTTGAAAAGATTACTGTCGAAGGCACAACAAAAGAGTATGTAAAGCTTGAATATGCTAACTCTTCTTACCTATATGTTCCAACCACAAACTTAGATGTGATTGAAAAGTATATTGGAACTGATGATGTACAGCCAAAACTATCTAAGCTTGGGTCACAAGAGTGGCAAAAGCAGAAACAAAAGGTAAGAAAATCTCTTGAGGTTGTGGCAAAAGACTTGGTTGAGCTTTATGCAAAAAGACAGCTCAACAAAGGTTTTAAATTTTCGAAAGATACTGTGTGGCAAAAAGAGTTTGAAGAGAGGTTTCCATATACAGAGACAGAAGGTCAGCTTCAGGCCATAGAAGAGATTAAGAGGGATATGGAAAGTGAAAAGCCGATGGATAGAATACTTTGCGGCGATGTTGGCTATGGCAAGACTGAGGTTGCAATGAGAGCGGCCTTCAAAGCTGTGATGGATTCAAAACAGGTGGCAGTACTTGTTCCCACAACCATTCTTGCGCAGCAGCATTACATGACATTTTCTGCACGAATGAAAGATTTTCCAGTAACAATTGAGGTTCTCTCACGTTTAAAAAATGAGACACAACAAAAGAAGATAATAAAAGGGTTAAAAGAAGGTACAATTGACATTGTGATTGGTACGCACAGGCTACTTTCGAGCGATGTTAAGTTCAAAGACCTTGGTCTTTTGATTATTGATGAAGAGCACAAGTTTGGTGTTGAAGCAAAAGAGAAGATAAAAAAGCTAAAAACAAATGTTGATGTTCTGACCCTCACCGCAACACCTATACCAAGGACACTTAACATGGCACTTTTGGGAATCAGGGATTTGAGCGTGATTGAAGACCCGCCTGAAGATAGATACCCTGTGCAGACATTTGTGCTTGAGTACAATGAAAGGATAATAAAGGAGGCTATTTTGAAAGAAATTTCAAGAGGAGGTCAGGTATTTTATCTTTACAACAGGGTAAAAGACATACAAGAAGTGGCAGCTAAACTTCAAAACCTTGTGGGCGATAGTGTGAAAATTGCGTGTGCTCATGGTCAGATGGAAGAAGAGGAGCTTGAAGAGGTCTTGATTGATTTTATTGAGGGCAGGTACGATGTGCTTGTGTGTACAACAATTATAGAGTCTGGGGTTGACATGCCAAACGTCAATACACTTATTGTGGAAGACAGCGATAGACTTGGTCTTGCTCAGCTTTATCAGCTAAGAGGAAGGGTAGGTCGGTCTTCAAGGCTTGCATATGCATATTTTACATTTAGAAAAGACAAGGTGCTGTCCGAACAGGCACAGAAGAGACTTGCTGCAATAAAGGAGTTTACAGAACTTGGGTCTGGTTTTAAAATTGCCATGAGGGACCTTGAGATAAGAGGTGCTGGGTCTATTGTTGGAAAACTTCAGCATGGGCATATAAACAGTGTTGGATATGACATGTATATAAGACTTCTTTCAGAAGAGATAAGGCGTCTTAAAGGCGAAAATATACAGCCTGAGATTGAACCTCAGATAGATGTAAAGGTAAGCGCGTTTATTAGCAGCAGTTACATTGACGATGAAAAAGAGAGAATTAATATGTACAAAAAGATTTCGTCAATCGAGTCAAAAGATGATGTAAACGATATTTATGATGAGCTAATAGACAGGTTTGGAGATGTTCCAAAAGAGGTTGACAATTTAATAAAGGTTGCGTACTTGAAATGTTTGTGTAAAAAGGCAGGGATAATAAGTATTTTGCAGCTTCAAGAATGTCTTTTTAAACTTCAGTTTTTTAACAGTGAAATGATTTTAAAAGCAATGAACAAGTTTTTGCAGCAAGGACTTTCATGTTCGCAAAACAAGGACGACTGCTTACAGCTTACTTTAGAGAATAACTGGCTTGATACCCTGATAGCTATTTTAGAAGATTTACAAGAAAATTAA
- the pth gene encoding aminoacyl-tRNA hydrolase — protein sequence MDYIIAGLGNPGEKYTFTRHNAGFLAIDYLAQLFNTKVDKIKFKGLVGSFEYAGKKVLLLKPMTYMNASGESIIEAVNFYKIKPEKLIVIYDDIAFDVGVVKMRKKGSDGGHNGVKSIIQRLGTEEFPRIRIGIGVPKYDMVKYVLSEFEDGEKEKIFRAIEKASNGIKILLESDMDRAMNYINGDVVV from the coding sequence TTGGATTATATCATTGCAGGACTTGGGAATCCTGGTGAAAAGTATACATTTACAAGACACAATGCAGGTTTTTTGGCGATTGACTATTTAGCCCAGCTTTTCAATACAAAGGTAGATAAAATAAAGTTCAAAGGTTTGGTTGGCAGCTTTGAATATGCCGGTAAAAAGGTTTTGCTTTTAAAGCCAATGACATATATGAACGCAAGCGGAGAAAGTATCATAGAGGCAGTAAACTTTTATAAGATAAAGCCTGAAAAGCTTATTGTGATTTACGATGACATAGCCTTTGATGTTGGAGTTGTGAAGATGAGGAAAAAAGGGTCAGATGGAGGGCACAACGGCGTAAAATCAATAATACAGCGCCTTGGTACAGAAGAATTTCCAAGAATCAGAATAGGCATTGGTGTTCCAAAATATGATATGGTAAAATATGTTTTGTCTGAATTTGAAGATGGTGAAAAAGAAAAGATATTCAGAGCAATTGAAAAAGCATCAAACGGTATAAAAATCTTGCTTGAAAGTGATATGGATAGGGCAATGAATTATATAAACGGGGATGTGGTGGTGTAG